In Burkholderia sp. WP9, a genomic segment contains:
- a CDS encoding ATP-binding protein, which yields MGGWDFYGRTEPLAELRRIVESGRWFFCRIEGRRRIGKTTLLGELAKTEADLSNRLVYMQVPDSDERDVAYTLRQSLSGCEHEEARNLATSVTNFPTMASAIGKLCAAGFIVVLDEFQYFTRSKLHAFNSFLQAEVDKLRAAQLKHGGLFVLGSLQSEMNALLDDKSAPLYGRVTAQIPLDHWDFEDLLSVFASQGVQRPEQWLTLWTFFEGVPKFYHDAYEQELFGVAASEFSSELLRRMFIRSSSPLSEEADTWFLRELRGKAVSVLHFLADHAGCGHAEIVAALTDEDEKHALGTHISRLVDRYKMVDKLQPVFSDSKSRNARYYIADNFLQAWLAVAKPAREEARLKPLEKVIAPAMRRLETLEGFSFEKLVRSLHLESSRKGKGDFELSDLKLGYWNRPRDVSKAIEIDLVAYDEPNKKVRFGCCKRSPSAHNLPVFERHVNAFLQTNGHKHLAGWEREMVLFSPVFSEQDRAHYQGKGYMTRDLVDYASMFGNAPGAQREQ from the coding sequence ATGGGTGGATGGGACTTCTACGGCCGCACTGAGCCCCTGGCTGAGCTGCGGCGGATTGTTGAATCGGGGCGGTGGTTTTTCTGCCGAATCGAAGGCCGCCGCCGCATTGGCAAAACGACCCTTCTTGGCGAGTTGGCCAAGACAGAGGCTGACCTCAGCAACCGGCTGGTGTACATGCAGGTGCCCGACTCTGACGAGCGGGACGTGGCATACACCCTCAGGCAAAGCCTGAGCGGTTGCGAACACGAGGAAGCTCGAAACCTTGCCACGAGCGTCACGAATTTCCCCACGATGGCGTCTGCCATCGGCAAGCTATGCGCTGCGGGTTTCATCGTCGTCCTCGACGAGTTCCAATACTTCACCCGCAGCAAACTACACGCCTTCAACTCCTTCCTGCAGGCCGAGGTCGACAAGCTTCGTGCAGCGCAGTTGAAGCACGGGGGTCTGTTCGTGCTCGGCTCCTTGCAGTCGGAGATGAACGCCCTGCTAGACGATAAGAGCGCGCCGCTTTACGGACGTGTAACTGCGCAGATTCCCCTTGACCACTGGGACTTCGAAGACCTGCTATCGGTGTTTGCCAGCCAGGGTGTCCAGCGGCCTGAGCAGTGGCTGACGCTGTGGACATTCTTCGAGGGTGTGCCGAAGTTCTATCACGACGCGTATGAGCAGGAACTGTTTGGCGTTGCGGCGTCGGAGTTCTCCTCCGAGCTTCTGCGTCGAATGTTTATTCGTAGTTCGAGTCCGCTCTCAGAGGAAGCGGACACCTGGTTCCTGCGGGAATTGCGGGGAAAAGCGGTCTCGGTCCTGCATTTTCTTGCAGACCATGCAGGCTGTGGCCATGCGGAGATTGTCGCCGCGCTTACGGACGAGGACGAGAAGCATGCCCTCGGAACACACATCTCGCGCCTCGTGGACCGCTACAAGATGGTCGACAAGCTCCAGCCCGTATTCTCGGACAGCAAGAGTCGAAACGCACGCTATTACATTGCGGACAACTTCCTTCAGGCGTGGCTGGCAGTTGCAAAGCCCGCCCGCGAAGAGGCGCGGCTAAAGCCACTTGAGAAAGTGATTGCTCCGGCCATGCGCCGGCTCGAAACGCTTGAAGGCTTTTCTTTCGAGAAACTGGTGCGTTCCCTGCACCTTGAGAGTTCCCGGAAAGGCAAGGGCGACTTTGAGCTGTCGGACCTGAAACTCGGCTATTGGAATCGGCCGAGGGATGTCTCGAAAGCAATCGAAATTGACCTGGTCGCCTATGACGAACCAAACAAGAAGGTCCGGTTCGGGTGCTGCAAGAGGTCGCCCAGTGCACACAACCTCCCCGTCTTTGAGCGGCACGTCAACGCGTTCCTTCAGACCAACGGGCACAAGCATCTGGCCGGCTGGGAGCGAGAGATGGTGCTGTTCTCCCCTGTATTTTCAGAGCAAGACCGGGCACATTACCAAGGCAAAGGGTACATGACCCGCGATTTGGTCGACTACGCCAGCATGTTTGGCAACGCGCCTGGCGCGCAGCGCGAGCAATAG
- a CDS encoding phosphonate transporter — protein sequence MNNEFEAVRITELAESDAERLDEVPFGVIGFTSDATVTVYNATESRNAGLRPQRVLGKHFFGEVAPCMNNFMVAQRFDDEDVLDDIIPYVLTLRMRPTPVRLRLLKAPRCATRFVLIERKATN from the coding sequence GTGAATAATGAATTTGAAGCGGTGCGGATAACAGAACTGGCGGAATCGGATGCCGAACGTCTGGATGAAGTGCCTTTTGGCGTTATCGGATTTACGTCGGATGCAACTGTCACGGTATATAACGCCACCGAATCGAGGAACGCCGGATTGAGGCCGCAGCGGGTGTTGGGGAAACATTTCTTCGGAGAGGTTGCGCCATGCATGAACAACTTCATGGTTGCGCAGCGCTTTGATGACGAAGACGTGCTCGATGACATCATTCCCTACGTCCTGACCTTGCGCATGCGCCCGACGCCGGTGCGGCTCAGACTGCTGAAGGCGCCGAGGTGCGCGACCCGCTTTGTGCTGATTGAGCGGAAGGCGACGAATTGA
- a CDS encoding diguanylate cyclase: protein MYLSPVGIVRSDKSGLVDMMNPLAAQLLMPLVKGDGVENIFDSLASVAPELRNLVASFEAERGAVCENHRVFVTPARDGAVVLACSIIKVGANLLMTVLTDISRQVAAERRARQTEAWLAGIYTSVNDFAFFTLDAQGCIESWNPSVEQLTGFAEADVVGSALSRFYARDEIDSHRSPEHIALTRDEGWHVEECWCETRTGRRYWGQILVAVLREEEGDISGYSVVLRDVTERKVTSDNLARLLTTDHLTGVSSRAHFFEIAGSEVARAQRHNRPLSVVMLDADFFKRINDTAGHQAGDEVLKRIACEAKGLVRTSDTVARLGGEEFILMLPSTTTSEAIAVAERLRVAVECARIDTAVGQLKATVSLGVASLSRANATLEGLLAAVDRALYDAKRAGRNCVRGGFAEPTDVACSTCEEGSAGQK from the coding sequence ATGTATCTGTCCCCGGTCGGGATTGTCCGCAGCGACAAATCAGGCCTCGTTGACATGATGAACCCTCTTGCCGCGCAGCTTCTGATGCCTCTGGTAAAAGGCGATGGTGTCGAGAATATTTTCGACAGCCTTGCGTCGGTCGCCCCAGAGCTTCGCAACCTGGTGGCCAGTTTTGAGGCCGAGCGGGGGGCTGTGTGTGAAAACCATCGGGTGTTTGTGACGCCAGCCAGGGATGGTGCTGTAGTCCTGGCATGTTCCATCATCAAGGTGGGCGCGAATCTGCTGATGACGGTTCTGACGGACATTTCCCGGCAGGTCGCCGCTGAGCGTCGGGCGCGTCAGACCGAGGCGTGGCTCGCTGGAATTTACACGAGTGTCAACGATTTCGCGTTCTTCACGCTTGACGCTCAGGGCTGCATCGAAAGCTGGAATCCATCGGTTGAACAGTTGACAGGCTTTGCCGAGGCGGATGTCGTCGGCAGCGCGCTCTCGCGTTTTTACGCCCGCGACGAAATTGATTCGCACCGTTCACCCGAGCACATCGCGCTAACGCGCGACGAGGGTTGGCATGTCGAGGAGTGCTGGTGCGAAACCAGGACCGGCCGGCGCTACTGGGGGCAAATTCTCGTCGCTGTGCTGCGTGAGGAGGAAGGTGATATCTCAGGGTATTCGGTGGTCCTGAGGGACGTCACGGAGCGCAAGGTAACCAGCGATAACCTCGCGCGTCTGCTTACGACCGACCATCTGACCGGCGTATCAAGCCGCGCTCACTTCTTCGAAATTGCGGGGTCAGAAGTTGCTCGCGCCCAAAGGCACAATCGGCCACTGTCGGTTGTCATGCTGGACGCGGATTTCTTCAAGCGTATAAACGATACGGCCGGGCATCAGGCGGGGGACGAGGTTTTGAAACGGATTGCTTGCGAAGCGAAGGGGCTGGTACGGACGTCCGACACGGTCGCGAGGCTTGGCGGTGAGGAATTCATTCTGATGCTGCCGTCTACTACCACCAGCGAGGCAATAGCGGTCGCCGAGCGACTGCGCGTTGCCGTCGAGTGCGCACGTATTGACACAGCAGTCGGACAACTGAAGGCGACAGTTAGTCTTGGCGTCGCAAGTCTAAGTCGTGCAAACGCGACGCTCGAGGGCTTGTTGGCTGCCGTTGACCGCGCCCTCTATGACGCGAAGAGGGCTGGGCGAAACTGCGTCCGTGGCGGGTTTGCGGAGCCAACGGACGTAGCCTGTTCCACCTGCGAAGAAGGTAGTGCAGGTCAAAAGTGA
- a CDS encoding EAL domain-containing protein: MDSLKIHSRDGSNGQSQKCSGCRHATPLPVEIDFAFQPIVDVSAKAVFACEALVRGAHGESAHSVLSQIDDAKKYQFDQHCRQVAVARAAALGLDAFLSINFMPNVVYRPEVCIRSTLDAAQKHGFPIEKIIFGTVEGEHLADRSHLVEIFRAYKKFGFLTAIDDFGAGYSGLALLVDFQPDIIKLDMELLRGIDNDSVRQRIVRGVISICDDLGIRVVAEGVETKGERDFFVAHGVSLMQGYFFAKPGFKSIPEIDTAAYFP; this comes from the coding sequence ATGGATTCGTTGAAGATTCATAGCCGCGACGGGAGTAACGGACAATCGCAAAAATGTTCCGGGTGCAGGCACGCAACGCCATTGCCTGTCGAGATTGATTTCGCGTTTCAGCCCATCGTCGATGTGAGCGCCAAGGCCGTGTTTGCATGCGAGGCGCTCGTGCGTGGTGCGCACGGGGAATCCGCGCATTCGGTGCTGTCACAAATCGATGACGCGAAGAAGTATCAGTTCGACCAGCATTGCCGACAGGTTGCTGTTGCCAGGGCCGCCGCGCTAGGTCTTGACGCGTTTCTCTCCATCAATTTCATGCCCAACGTAGTCTATAGGCCGGAGGTGTGCATAAGGAGCACCCTGGACGCTGCGCAGAAGCATGGCTTCCCGATTGAAAAAATCATATTCGGGACGGTTGAGGGCGAACACTTGGCCGACCGCTCTCATCTCGTCGAGATTTTCAGGGCATACAAGAAATTTGGTTTCCTGACAGCAATTGATGATTTCGGAGCCGGTTACTCGGGACTCGCGCTCCTCGTGGATTTCCAGCCCGACATTATCAAGCTCGACATGGAACTCCTCCGCGGCATCGACAATGACTCGGTGCGTCAGCGCATCGTACGAGGCGTGATATCAATATGTGACGACCTCGGCATCCGCGTGGTCGCGGAGGGCGTTGAAACCAAAGGGGAGCGTGACTTCTTTGTTGCACATGGCGTCAGCCTGATGCAAGGCTACTTCTTCGCGAAACCCGGTTTCAAATCGATTCCGGAAATCGATACGGCCGCGTATTTTCCGTAA
- a CDS encoding HD domain-containing phosphohydrolase: MNVKYPVVVTLASLTLAGCARYPQAAGHLIRTAFIADCLADLVGLDALERKRIRLVTPVHDIGKLGIPDEVLLKPGKLNGEERSIMERHSAIGADLLAGSSDPLIQLASQVARHHHERFDGGGYPLGLAGPSIPLAARIVAVADAFDAMTEPRVYRTKMTDDDANAIIAADSGTHFDPLVVRMFFAGFASVRRARAAANELLALRNDVAVVTKFFGVTRSALSLMSHLSEA, translated from the coding sequence GTGAATGTGAAATACCCCGTCGTGGTAACTCTAGCAAGCTTGACTCTCGCCGGCTGCGCGCGCTATCCCCAAGCTGCCGGCCATCTTATTCGAACCGCCTTCATCGCAGACTGCCTGGCGGATTTGGTGGGCCTGGATGCCCTCGAACGGAAACGCATACGCCTGGTTACGCCCGTGCATGACATCGGAAAGCTTGGCATCCCGGACGAAGTATTGCTGAAGCCCGGAAAGTTAAACGGCGAGGAGCGGAGCATCATGGAGCGCCATTCGGCCATCGGCGCGGACCTTCTTGCAGGCAGTTCGGACCCGCTCATTCAGCTTGCCTCGCAGGTGGCGCGCCACCACCATGAGCGATTCGATGGCGGCGGATATCCGCTCGGCCTGGCAGGCCCGAGCATACCTCTGGCCGCCCGAATCGTGGCTGTCGCAGATGCCTTCGATGCGATGACGGAGCCGAGGGTATACCGCACGAAGATGACCGACGATGACGCCAATGCAATCATTGCTGCCGATAGCGGCACACATTTTGACCCGCTCGTGGTCAGAATGTTCTTCGCGGGTTTCGCATCGGTCCGACGTGCGCGCGCTGCCGCCAACGAATTGCTCGCCCTCAGAAATGATGTTGCTGTCGTCACAAAATTCTTCGGCGTAACCCGCTCCGCATTAAGCTTGATGTCGCACCTAAGCGAAGCTTGA
- a CDS encoding tryptophan leader peptide — protein MAWKFWKIEKRPAAAASPWPTDTHEALRLLSGMLMRADAPPFSTWQAPGIVFAPAVATTAQSGAKGYQLAIWFWLFAEKHGVIAAEMARDSFCLLADEAKASTGDVLNDLLELENRLVHSFEATPVGQRSVKQDGQSVDLPMEFFLATGLLRQAPGSPYSGQGSADLEGNDFKLADCLRYATEQALAVFRPMIEAVAFDALSLRNWKWSAQPGAVERHLQRRYNNPLFPLHRRMVTSGDVYEARIADNRALADIHEELAQVAREFLSQGERPSNWHPFLSNLRERLDKLEDRRILAGGQNAALASAIAELRGDVMAVWRSAVQKNRPSLAALEQAEALRGERHVAMYASDWMTQLLSHASQIPPEEVVASMLSERPDELEKAVSILQANPQLHETLTNCRSAGHRLVAEVRASGQPLADIDEKLRILGDAPGQVRA, from the coding sequence GTGGCCTGGAAGTTCTGGAAGATAGAGAAGCGCCCCGCTGCCGCGGCGTCACCTTGGCCGACCGACACGCACGAAGCACTGCGTCTTCTGTCAGGCATGCTCATGCGCGCCGACGCCCCGCCGTTTTCGACCTGGCAGGCGCCCGGCATTGTATTCGCCCCGGCCGTTGCTACCACTGCACAAAGTGGCGCAAAAGGCTATCAGCTTGCAATCTGGTTTTGGCTCTTCGCAGAAAAGCATGGCGTTATCGCTGCGGAAATGGCGCGCGACTCGTTCTGCCTGCTTGCAGACGAGGCGAAAGCGTCAACGGGGGACGTCCTCAACGACCTCCTTGAACTGGAGAATCGTCTCGTACACTCGTTCGAGGCTACGCCGGTCGGGCAGCGGAGCGTCAAACAGGACGGCCAGTCGGTCGACCTGCCGATGGAGTTTTTTCTGGCGACGGGCCTCCTAAGGCAGGCACCGGGGTCTCCCTATTCTGGGCAAGGCAGTGCCGACCTCGAGGGCAATGACTTCAAACTTGCGGACTGTCTCCGCTACGCCACAGAGCAGGCGCTTGCGGTCTTCAGACCCATGATTGAGGCGGTTGCTTTCGACGCGCTGTCCCTGCGAAACTGGAAATGGAGCGCTCAGCCCGGCGCGGTCGAACGGCATCTGCAACGCCGCTACAACAATCCTCTGTTTCCGCTGCACCGTCGGATGGTCACTTCCGGCGATGTGTACGAAGCCCGTATTGCTGATAACCGGGCACTGGCGGACATCCACGAGGAGCTGGCCCAGGTTGCCCGTGAGTTCTTGAGTCAAGGCGAACGCCCCTCCAACTGGCATCCGTTTCTCAGCAACCTTCGGGAGCGCCTGGACAAGCTGGAGGACCGTCGCATTCTCGCGGGCGGCCAGAATGCGGCGCTCGCCAGCGCAATTGCCGAACTTCGTGGCGACGTCATGGCGGTGTGGCGCTCCGCCGTTCAGAAGAACCGGCCGAGCCTTGCTGCTCTGGAACAGGCGGAAGCGCTTCGTGGTGAGCGACATGTAGCGATGTACGCGTCCGACTGGATGACCCAGCTATTGAGCCACGCCTCGCAGATACCTCCCGAAGAAGTTGTCGCTTCCATGCTGAGCGAGCGACCTGACGAACTTGAAAAAGCCGTGAGCATCCTTCAGGCGAATCCGCAACTGCACGAAACGCTCACGAACTGCCGGTCGGCTGGCCACAGGCTTGTGGCAGAAGTTCGAGCGTCCGGTCAGCCCCTCGCAGACATCGACGAGAAGCTACGCATCCTTGGTGATGCGCCGGGGCAGGTGCGGGCCTGA
- a CDS encoding GlsB/YeaQ/YmgE family stress response membrane protein, whose product MDPVSHGIIFWLIIGGIAGALAGHIVDGGGFGIVVDIIAGIVGASIGGWLGGALGLHLGSGIIGSLITALIGAVILLAFLRLINRGRARSL is encoded by the coding sequence ATGGACCCGGTCTCACACGGAATCATTTTCTGGCTGATTATCGGAGGCATCGCTGGCGCTCTGGCGGGTCATATTGTTGACGGCGGCGGCTTCGGCATTGTCGTAGATATTATCGCAGGAATTGTCGGGGCCTCTATAGGAGGCTGGCTTGGCGGGGCGCTCGGTTTGCACCTGGGGAGCGGCATCATCGGCTCGCTGATTACGGCGCTGATTGGCGCGGTTATCCTGCTCGCTTTCTTGCGGCTCATCAACCGAGGCCGCGCACGTTCCCTCTAA
- a CDS encoding DUF883 domain-containing protein, translating to MLSAEPLKQKMEVQMAESHQLTAPAAGFSPTSPAPASSAGSSQHDRGSSAEAGGSAGEEANVAGTLSDLKDKLAGAREVVRRKCRVVSESTDDYVHEAPWKAVTMALIGGLIIGLLARR from the coding sequence TTGCTGTCCGCTGAACCGCTTAAACAAAAGATGGAGGTTCAAATGGCGGAGTCGCATCAACTCACTGCCCCGGCAGCCGGATTCTCGCCCACCTCGCCTGCCCCGGCGAGTTCCGCCGGTTCGTCTCAACACGACAGGGGCTCGTCAGCGGAGGCCGGCGGCAGCGCCGGAGAAGAAGCGAACGTTGCCGGAACGCTGTCCGACCTGAAGGACAAGCTTGCTGGTGCACGGGAGGTGGTCAGGAGGAAGTGCCGTGTCGTCTCTGAATCGACCGACGATTACGTTCATGAGGCTCCGTGGAAAGCGGTCACGATGGCGCTCATCGGCGGACTTATCATCGGATTGCTTGCTCGTCGCTAA